In Microbacterium foliorum, the following proteins share a genomic window:
- the pepN gene encoding aminopeptidase N: MDTANLSREETAARSAVVSVRSIRVELDLTGAPERARSGFPTITTLEFTSTASSTWLDFVGESVERVVVNGVEREVVYDGARIELHDLVDTNVVRVEAVGSYSRSGEGLHRFHDPADDRTYLYTQYEPADSRRVMACFEQPDIKAPYTFVVDAPAGWEVLSNQVAATVDAGVGVQRVEFAPTLPISSYITSVAAGPYARVEGDWERGDQRIALGLFVRQSLSQYLESEEILEITRQGLDFFTDAFAYPYPWGKYDQIFVPEYNLGAMENPGLVTFTESYLSRGAATDAQRAARANTILHEMAHMWFGDLVTMKWWDDLWLKESFADYMGSHASAVATRFHDAWVKFAANRKAWAYQQDQLPTTHPIVADITDLEAAKLNFDGITYAKGAAVLKQLVAFVGDDAFFEGARRYFAANAFGNTTLDDFLVQLSAVSGRDMTEWSQAWLQTTGVSTLRLERETDGSAALVQSDPRPHRLRIGLYHRVDGRVIRRDQLALDIHEERTPVDIPVADLVLLNDDDLTYAKVRLDDASLTTVQESLSSIDDPLARAVVWSSLWNATRDGELTVARYTSIVRAHAPHESNIGLLAGILANTLFAIRNYASDHERQGEQRAWVETAWAALQASDVGSDAQLSWARALASASAFDDVRAAEVDALLHGDAPEGLTIDPDLRWQLLTSLVTTGHAGADDVAAQLESDDTGSGRTAARRALASQPDPTVRAAAWDAAWNDETLSNDHLDAVIAGFRAGGRRDLIAGFDAEYFERIVDAWGARSIELAQRLVVGLFPASPTLDLVDAWLADNSAAPAALRRIVVEQRDHLARALRVRAAQS, from the coding sequence ATGGACACAGCCAATCTCTCGCGAGAGGAGACCGCGGCGCGATCCGCCGTCGTCTCCGTGCGCAGCATCCGCGTCGAACTCGACCTCACGGGTGCGCCCGAGCGGGCGCGCAGCGGGTTCCCCACGATCACGACACTGGAGTTCACCTCGACCGCGTCGTCGACCTGGCTGGACTTCGTCGGCGAGAGCGTCGAGAGAGTGGTCGTGAACGGGGTCGAGCGCGAGGTGGTCTACGACGGTGCGCGCATCGAACTGCACGACCTCGTCGACACCAACGTGGTGCGTGTCGAGGCGGTCGGAAGCTACAGTCGGTCGGGCGAGGGGCTGCACCGGTTCCACGACCCCGCCGACGACCGGACCTATCTCTACACGCAGTACGAACCGGCCGACTCTCGACGCGTGATGGCCTGTTTCGAGCAGCCGGACATCAAGGCGCCGTACACCTTCGTGGTGGATGCCCCTGCGGGCTGGGAGGTGCTCTCGAACCAGGTCGCGGCGACCGTCGATGCCGGAGTCGGGGTGCAGCGCGTGGAGTTCGCACCGACGCTCCCGATCTCGAGCTACATCACCTCCGTCGCGGCTGGGCCGTACGCCCGAGTCGAGGGGGACTGGGAGCGCGGTGATCAGCGCATCGCTCTCGGACTGTTCGTGCGGCAGTCGCTCTCGCAGTACCTGGAATCCGAGGAGATCCTCGAGATCACACGCCAGGGTCTCGACTTCTTCACCGATGCCTTCGCGTACCCCTATCCCTGGGGCAAGTACGACCAGATCTTCGTGCCCGAGTACAACCTCGGCGCGATGGAGAACCCGGGGCTCGTGACGTTCACCGAGTCGTACCTCTCAAGGGGTGCGGCCACCGACGCCCAGCGCGCTGCCCGCGCGAACACGATCCTGCATGAGATGGCGCACATGTGGTTCGGCGATCTCGTGACGATGAAGTGGTGGGACGACCTGTGGCTCAAGGAGTCCTTCGCCGACTACATGGGTTCGCACGCCTCAGCGGTGGCGACGCGCTTCCATGACGCGTGGGTCAAGTTCGCCGCCAACCGCAAGGCGTGGGCCTACCAGCAGGACCAGCTGCCGACGACGCACCCGATCGTCGCCGACATCACCGACCTCGAGGCGGCGAAGCTGAACTTCGACGGCATCACCTATGCCAAGGGTGCCGCGGTGCTGAAGCAGCTCGTGGCGTTCGTCGGCGATGACGCGTTCTTCGAAGGTGCCCGCAGATACTTCGCCGCGAATGCCTTCGGTAACACGACCCTCGACGACTTCCTCGTGCAGCTGAGTGCGGTCTCCGGCCGCGACATGACCGAGTGGTCGCAGGCCTGGCTGCAGACGACAGGGGTCTCGACGCTGCGCCTCGAGCGGGAGACCGACGGCAGCGCCGCACTCGTGCAGAGCGATCCTCGCCCGCATCGCCTGCGCATCGGTCTCTACCACCGCGTCGACGGGCGGGTGATCCGCCGCGACCAGCTCGCGCTCGACATCCACGAGGAGCGCACACCCGTCGACATTCCGGTCGCAGATCTCGTGCTTCTCAACGACGACGACCTCACCTATGCCAAGGTGCGACTCGACGACGCATCGCTGACGACGGTGCAGGAATCACTGTCCTCGATCGATGATCCCCTCGCGAGGGCCGTCGTCTGGTCGTCGCTCTGGAACGCCACGCGCGACGGAGAGCTGACGGTGGCGCGATACACCTCGATCGTGCGCGCGCATGCCCCGCACGAGTCGAACATCGGTCTTCTCGCCGGCATCCTCGCGAACACCCTCTTCGCGATCCGGAACTATGCGAGCGACCACGAGCGACAGGGTGAGCAGCGGGCGTGGGTGGAGACGGCGTGGGCTGCGCTGCAGGCATCCGATGTCGGCAGCGATGCGCAGCTCTCCTGGGCTCGCGCTCTCGCGTCGGCATCGGCTTTCGACGACGTGCGCGCAGCCGAGGTCGACGCGCTCCTGCACGGCGATGCCCCGGAAGGTCTCACGATCGACCCCGATCTGCGGTGGCAGCTGCTCACGTCTCTCGTCACGACGGGTCACGCGGGCGCCGATGACGTCGCGGCCCAGCTGGAGTCCGACGACACCGGTAGCGGTCGCACGGCTGCTCGCAGGGCACTCGCCTCGCAACCCGATCCCACGGTGAGAGCCGCAGCCTGGGACGCAGCCTGGAACGATGAAACGCTCAGCAATGACCATCTGGATGCCGTGATCGCGGGCTTCCGCGCAGGCGGGCGCCGTGATCTCATCGCGGGGTTCGACGCCGAGTACTTCGAGAGGATCGTCGACGCCTGGGGCGCACGGAGCATCGAGCTGGCTCAGCGCCTGGTCGTGGGACTGTTCCCCGCGTCGCCGACGCTCGACCTCGTGGATGCCTGGCTTGCCGACAACAGCGCAGCGCCCGCGGCGCTGCGCCGGATCGTCGTCGAGCAGCGTGATCACCTGGCCCGAGCGCTGCGCGTTCGGGCTGCGCAGAGCTAG
- a CDS encoding aminoglycoside phosphotransferase family protein yields the protein MADSPSAEYSLDESGVRDLLRRTSPDLAGLPLRLFADGWDNSMWRLGSELVVRLPRRELAVPLITNEQRALRAIGPALAAIGIRTPVPLISGESTELFPRPWSVVPWISGTAALASSRSDNAAWAPRLADALRALHTPAPADAPRNPVRGRALSTRDDAIRPRLDAFRHRTALRDAWVAGLAAPVGSEQVWIHGDLHPGNMLVEDGTLAALIDFGDVTVGDPAYDLASSWMLFDASGREAFRSATGSRYDDATWVRARAWAAYIALILLTQSDDRPEYFAVGASTADELDAG from the coding sequence GTGGCGGACTCCCCCTCCGCCGAGTACTCGCTCGACGAGAGCGGCGTGCGAGACCTTCTCCGGCGAACCAGCCCTGATCTCGCCGGTCTGCCGCTCAGGCTGTTCGCCGACGGCTGGGACAACTCGATGTGGAGGCTCGGATCGGAGCTGGTCGTGCGACTGCCGCGACGCGAGCTCGCCGTGCCTCTCATCACGAATGAGCAGCGCGCGCTCCGCGCGATCGGTCCGGCACTGGCGGCCATCGGCATCCGCACCCCGGTGCCGCTGATCTCCGGCGAATCGACCGAGCTGTTTCCGCGGCCCTGGTCAGTCGTCCCCTGGATCTCCGGAACGGCGGCGCTCGCCTCCTCCCGATCGGACAACGCGGCGTGGGCACCACGACTCGCCGACGCCCTGAGGGCGCTGCACACCCCAGCCCCCGCGGATGCTCCGCGCAACCCGGTGCGAGGACGCGCCCTGAGCACTCGAGACGACGCGATACGGCCACGGCTCGACGCGTTCAGGCACCGCACGGCGCTGCGGGACGCCTGGGTCGCAGGTCTCGCCGCACCGGTCGGCTCGGAGCAGGTCTGGATCCACGGCGATCTCCACCCGGGCAACATGCTGGTGGAGGATGGCACGCTCGCTGCACTCATCGACTTCGGCGACGTCACGGTCGGTGACCCCGCCTACGATCTCGCCTCGTCGTGGATGCTCTTCGACGCCTCAGGTCGCGAGGCGTTCCGCAGTGCGACCGGATCTCGGTACGACGATGCCACCTGGGTCCGCGCGCGAGCGTGGGCGGCGTACATCGCCCTGATTCTCCTGACCCAGAGCGACGACCGACCCGAGTACTTCGCCGTGGGGGCGAGCACCGCCGACGAGCTCGACGCGGGCTAG
- a CDS encoding MBL fold metallo-hydrolase — protein MRITKFEHAALRIQQGDDILLIDPGSFTAPLNDLSGLVAVVITHEHPDHWTPEHLDRILRAAPGTPIYAPAGVARAAEGYDISEVAPGETVEVGAFTLRFFGGTHEVIHSSLPTVENVGVLVNDAFYYPGDSYAVPEGVEVGTLAAPLGAPWLKIGEAMDYVLAVRPRRAFGTHDMTLSVAGKTMHRQRLQWATEQGGGEFSVLEPGDLLDI, from the coding sequence ATGCGCATCACGAAATTCGAACATGCCGCTCTTCGCATCCAGCAGGGCGATGACATCCTCCTGATCGATCCCGGCTCCTTCACCGCGCCCCTGAACGATCTCTCAGGTCTCGTCGCCGTCGTGATCACCCACGAGCACCCCGACCACTGGACGCCCGAGCACCTGGATCGGATCCTCCGCGCCGCCCCCGGCACTCCGATCTACGCTCCTGCCGGCGTCGCCCGTGCGGCTGAGGGCTACGACATCTCAGAGGTCGCTCCGGGAGAGACCGTCGAGGTCGGCGCCTTCACGCTCCGCTTCTTCGGTGGCACGCACGAGGTGATCCACTCGTCGCTGCCCACGGTCGAGAACGTGGGCGTACTGGTCAACGACGCCTTCTACTACCCCGGCGACTCCTACGCGGTTCCAGAGGGGGTCGAGGTCGGCACGCTCGCCGCTCCGCTCGGGGCACCCTGGCTGAAGATCGGCGAGGCCATGGACTACGTCCTCGCCGTGCGCCCTCGTCGGGCTTTCGGCACTCACGACATGACCCTCTCGGTCGCAGGCAAGACGATGCACCGCCAGCGACTGCAGTGGGCGACCGAGCAGGGCGGCGGAGAGTTCTCGGTCCTCGAACCGGGCGACTTGCTCGACATCTGA
- a CDS encoding DUF4349 domain-containing protein produces MNDKPSTEQLPELTDAAVARIETAVFDDIAAERPRKAPAAARDRRRRRGWLTGTGIAAAFVIGVLITPPILTAVGGSATSTAEGGDMLVTEESRSGAAEQGAPSTATDTAESAPMAGDSAVADREIIATATATVEVKDIADAADTIGALAESRGGYVESTEIGRSAAVDDTSAPAPAPADPGYGWISIRVPSTDLPAVIDELAESGDVVSSSISQQDVTSTAIDLRARIDATRASVERLSELMSQTGTVAELIEAEVALTERQGQLEAYEQQLASLEDQVAMSSLTVQLTRTTAATTADPAGFSDGLLAGWNGLVASMNALVIAVGFILPWLALGGVVVLIVWFVRRSRRSRRAAASTTSSNSSSNVG; encoded by the coding sequence ATGAACGACAAGCCCAGCACCGAGCAGCTGCCCGAGCTCACCGATGCGGCAGTGGCCCGCATCGAGACAGCCGTGTTCGACGACATCGCCGCCGAACGACCACGTAAGGCGCCGGCCGCGGCACGCGATCGACGCCGTCGGCGTGGGTGGCTGACCGGCACGGGGATCGCAGCCGCATTCGTCATCGGTGTCCTCATCACTCCCCCGATCCTCACCGCGGTCGGCGGTTCGGCGACGAGCACGGCCGAGGGCGGAGACATGCTCGTCACGGAGGAGTCCCGCTCGGGCGCTGCCGAGCAGGGCGCACCGTCGACTGCGACGGATACGGCCGAGTCTGCGCCGATGGCCGGTGATTCCGCAGTGGCTGATCGCGAGATCATCGCGACCGCCACTGCGACGGTGGAGGTGAAAGACATCGCTGACGCCGCCGACACGATCGGTGCACTCGCCGAGTCGCGCGGCGGCTACGTCGAAAGCACCGAGATCGGCAGAAGCGCCGCCGTCGACGACACCTCCGCCCCCGCGCCTGCACCGGCGGACCCGGGCTACGGCTGGATCAGCATCCGAGTGCCTTCGACCGACCTCCCCGCGGTCATCGATGAACTGGCCGAATCGGGAGATGTGGTCTCGTCGTCGATCTCGCAGCAGGATGTGACCTCGACCGCCATCGACCTGCGCGCTCGCATCGACGCGACCAGGGCATCTGTCGAGCGACTCAGCGAGCTGATGTCTCAGACGGGCACCGTCGCGGAGCTCATCGAGGCGGAGGTCGCGCTCACGGAACGCCAGGGACAGCTCGAGGCGTACGAGCAGCAGCTCGCATCGCTCGAGGACCAGGTCGCGATGTCGAGTCTCACGGTTCAGCTGACTCGCACCACCGCCGCGACCACCGCCGACCCTGCCGGGTTCTCCGACGGGCTCCTCGCCGGCTGGAACGGCCTCGTGGCCTCGATGAACGCCCTGGTGATCGCCGTCGGGTTCATCCTGCCGTGGCTCGCTCTGGGCGGCGTGGTGGTGCTGATCGTGTGGTTCGTCCGTCGGTCGCGCCGCTCCCGTCGCGCCGCGGCCTCGACCACGAGCTCGAACTCAAGCTCCAACGTGGGCTGA
- a CDS encoding RNA polymerase sigma factor, which produces MPVQTSDQRVAAQAAAGDESAFRELYRSYVRPVYWIAHGMLGSPADAEDVTQETFVTAWRKLPGFELQGDSILPWLATICRFQASNRLRQRRRDQAHTTDAVDEALPSTISVEEQVITADLAERIAAEVGTLSDLDRAIFRLCAAEGYAYQAAAEELGVSHAIVRNRLSRVRTRLRGAVKEASDA; this is translated from the coding sequence ATGCCAGTGCAGACGAGTGATCAGAGAGTGGCGGCGCAGGCCGCGGCAGGCGACGAGAGCGCCTTCCGTGAGCTGTACCGCTCATATGTCCGCCCGGTCTACTGGATCGCGCACGGCATGCTCGGCTCGCCCGCCGATGCCGAGGACGTGACGCAGGAGACCTTCGTCACGGCATGGCGGAAACTGCCGGGGTTCGAGCTGCAGGGAGACTCGATCCTCCCGTGGCTCGCGACGATCTGCCGCTTCCAGGCCTCGAATCGCCTTCGTCAGCGCAGGCGCGACCAGGCCCACACGACGGATGCGGTGGATGAGGCTCTGCCCTCGACGATCAGCGTCGAGGAGCAGGTGATCACCGCAGACCTCGCGGAGCGGATCGCCGCAGAGGTCGGCACACTGAGCGACCTCGACCGCGCGATCTTCCGCCTCTGCGCCGCCGAAGGCTATGCCTACCAGGCCGCTGCCGAGGAGCTCGGCGTGAGCCATGCGATCGTCCGGAACCGTCTCTCCCGAGTCCGCACCCGACTACGCGGTGCCGTGAAGGAAGCGAGCGACGCATGA
- a CDS encoding TIGR00645 family protein, translating into MTSTSRPDTATNGIPPLAPRSQNSWARAIGSLIFVSRWLQAPLYLGLIVAQLVYVIVFMVELWHLIEGVIHDITHLDEAVIMLAVLGLIDVVMIANLLIMVIIGGYETFVSRINVDGHPDQPEWLSHVNANVLKVKLAMAIIGISSIHLLKTFIEVGGMSESGISTDGEKYTPIGVLWQVVIHMVFIVSAVALAWIDRMSQQTLAKAHAQPAH; encoded by the coding sequence GTGACCTCGACCTCGCGCCCAGACACCGCCACGAACGGCATCCCTCCCCTCGCCCCTCGGTCTCAGAATTCCTGGGCTCGGGCGATCGGATCCCTCATCTTCGTCAGCCGCTGGCTGCAGGCCCCGCTGTATCTCGGACTGATCGTCGCGCAGCTCGTCTACGTGATCGTCTTCATGGTCGAGCTGTGGCATCTCATCGAGGGCGTCATCCACGACATCACGCACCTCGACGAAGCGGTGATCATGCTCGCCGTGCTCGGTCTGATCGATGTCGTGATGATCGCCAACCTGCTCATCATGGTGATCATCGGCGGCTATGAGACGTTCGTCTCGCGCATCAACGTCGACGGCCACCCCGACCAGCCCGAGTGGCTCTCGCACGTGAACGCCAACGTCCTCAAGGTCAAGCTGGCGATGGCGATCATCGGAATCTCATCGATCCACCTGCTCAAGACCTTCATCGAGGTCGGTGGCATGAGCGAGAGCGGGATCAGCACGGACGGCGAGAAGTACACCCCCATCGGCGTGCTCTGGCAGGTCGTCATCCACATGGTGTTCATCGTCTCGGCAGTCGCACTCGCCTGGATCGACCGCATGTCTCAGCAGACGCTCGCGAAGGCGCACGCGCAGCCCGCACACTGA
- a CDS encoding TerC/Alx family metal homeostasis membrane protein, with the protein MEIPVWFEITSMIVLTIILIGDLLLIRLRPHIPSTKESTLWVVFYVALALLFAVFLGSVSGWRNAGDFITGWALEYSLSIDNLFVFVLIMAQFAVPRRLQQQVLMVGIIIALVLRGAFILVGVAIVENFSPIFYVFGAFLIYTAIKQAMPEGEHEDDVKKENFIVRLLRRRIDISETYDGSKLRTTVDGKRMWTPMVIVFITIGVTDLIFAIDSIPAIFEITTNGFLVFAANIFALMGLRQLYFLLGDLLDRLRYLHYGIAVILGFIGIKLILHALHENELPFINGGEHVEWVPDIDNMVSLGVIVVSMTVATVASLIASSREKSAAKKALNVE; encoded by the coding sequence TTGGAAATCCCCGTCTGGTTCGAGATCACCTCGATGATCGTCCTCACGATCATCCTGATCGGCGATCTGCTTCTGATCCGTCTCCGTCCCCACATCCCCTCGACCAAGGAGTCGACGCTGTGGGTCGTGTTCTACGTCGCCCTCGCGCTGCTCTTCGCGGTGTTCCTCGGGAGCGTGTCCGGTTGGCGCAACGCGGGCGACTTCATCACCGGCTGGGCACTCGAATACAGCCTGTCCATCGACAACCTGTTCGTCTTCGTGCTGATCATGGCTCAGTTCGCCGTGCCGCGACGCCTGCAGCAGCAGGTGCTGATGGTCGGCATCATCATCGCGCTCGTCCTGCGCGGCGCTTTCATCCTCGTCGGCGTGGCGATCGTCGAGAACTTCTCGCCGATCTTCTATGTCTTCGGAGCCTTCCTGATCTACACCGCGATCAAGCAGGCGATGCCTGAGGGCGAGCACGAAGACGATGTGAAGAAGGAGAACTTCATCGTGCGCCTGCTGCGGCGCCGGATCGACATCAGTGAGACGTACGACGGATCGAAGCTGCGCACGACCGTCGACGGCAAGCGCATGTGGACCCCGATGGTGATCGTCTTCATCACGATCGGTGTGACCGACCTGATCTTCGCGATCGACTCGATTCCCGCGATCTTCGAGATCACCACCAACGGGTTCCTCGTCTTCGCCGCGAACATCTTCGCGCTCATGGGGCTGCGTCAGCTCTACTTCCTGCTCGGCGACCTGCTCGACCGCCTGCGCTACCTGCATTACGGCATCGCCGTGATCCTCGGCTTCATCGGCATCAAACTGATCCTGCACGCACTGCACGAGAACGAGCTGCCCTTCATCAACGGCGGCGAGCACGTCGAGTGGGTGCCCGACATCGACAACATGGTGTCGCTGGGAGTCATCGTCGTGTCGATGACCGTCGCGACGGTCGCCAGCCTCATCGCGTCCTCACGCGAGAAGTCGGCGGCGAAGAAGGCGCTGAACGTCGAGTGA
- a CDS encoding LON peptidase substrate-binding domain-containing protein: MAEIPMFPLGSVLFPYTPLPLRVFEPRYLTMIGHLLDDDDPQFGVVLIERGHEVGGGDRRSRFGTMARLVSVAADADVLHTLAVGTARFTVDQWLDDAPYPRAEVTQLPQLTWHDTLTPLRTEAEAIVRRVLARVDSPWDADTELSDDPLAAAWQLAAIAPLGEYDQYALLQSNSLGALLGQVIDLTLEAELLWSAE; encoded by the coding sequence ATGGCTGAAATACCGATGTTCCCGCTCGGGTCGGTTCTCTTTCCCTACACCCCGCTTCCGCTCCGCGTCTTCGAGCCGAGGTACCTCACGATGATCGGGCATCTGCTCGACGACGACGACCCGCAGTTCGGCGTCGTGCTCATCGAGCGCGGTCACGAGGTGGGAGGCGGCGATCGGCGCAGCAGGTTCGGCACGATGGCCCGACTGGTGAGCGTAGCGGCGGACGCCGATGTGCTGCACACGCTCGCAGTCGGCACGGCCCGCTTCACGGTCGATCAGTGGCTCGACGATGCGCCCTATCCCCGCGCAGAGGTCACGCAGCTGCCTCAGCTGACGTGGCACGACACTCTCACCCCCCTGCGCACCGAAGCCGAGGCCATCGTGCGTCGGGTCCTCGCGCGAGTGGACTCGCCGTGGGATGCCGACACCGAGCTGTCAGACGACCCGCTCGCCGCGGCCTGGCAGCTCGCCGCGATCGCGCCCCTGGGCGAGTACGACCAGTACGCCCTGCTGCAGTCCAACTCACTCGGCGCCCTGCTGGGTCAGGTCATCGATCTCACCCTCGAAGCGGAGCTCCTCTGGTCAGCCGAGTGA
- a CDS encoding DUF427 domain-containing protein — MRRPQPIAPSPGQESVWDYPRPPMVEQVPERITIRLGGDVVADTWDAVRVLETSHPPVYYLPIADFIDGALSNASGSSFCEFKGSARYLDVRGGGLVAAGAAWNYPDPSPGFEVLSTRVAVYAGPMDECTVGDEVVVPQPGGFYGGWVTSSVVGPFKGVPGSMGW; from the coding sequence ATGCGCAGACCTCAGCCCATCGCCCCGTCGCCCGGACAGGAATCCGTGTGGGACTATCCGCGCCCACCGATGGTCGAGCAGGTGCCCGAGCGCATCACGATCCGTCTCGGCGGCGATGTCGTCGCCGATACGTGGGATGCCGTGCGGGTGCTCGAGACCAGTCACCCTCCGGTGTACTACCTGCCGATCGCCGACTTCATCGATGGCGCGCTCTCGAACGCCTCCGGCTCATCGTTCTGCGAGTTCAAGGGCTCAGCGCGCTATCTCGACGTGCGTGGCGGAGGCCTGGTGGCCGCGGGCGCGGCATGGAACTACCCGGATCCGTCGCCCGGTTTCGAGGTGCTGAGCACCCGGGTGGCCGTGTACGCGGGGCCGATGGACGAGTGCACCGTCGGCGATGAGGTCGTCGTGCCACAGCCTGGCGGGTTCTACGGCGGCTGGGTGACGTCGTCCGTCGTCGGCCCGTTCAAGGGCGTGCCGGGCTCCATGGGCTGGTGA
- a CDS encoding LLM class flavin-dependent oxidoreductase, which translates to MTRPQHFGWFLARGFGPQGWGYPSLDWDYDWTRPEIYQEAARTLEQAGFDLVIIEDAPSLGSPDTIDLRVRHAFGGPKHDPLLLAPYLFQATRHLGVVPTVNPAAYLPYTAARQFSTLQHLSGHRLGLNVVTDTGSARHFSAAAQLGHDAAYDRAEEWLSGIRSLWRSWGDGALVGDRDTDVFADGSKLSTVRHRGEHFAFDGPLNAVPFTDGEPAIVSPGGSGRGLGFAGANSDVQLALAPLDEASVRAYRAKIHDAAIASGRSAADIKILFAIQPVITSSAEEADRIVAASAHPDDSALVQIARKQSSDLETDLTSLDLDRPLDVSIFGEHVSRGSIQRLIGDRGKDAPLRAHLTALARAGRIADRSGFVGTAEEFADLIEELGEWGNDGVLLWGDFHPVTLHRTLDELVPVLRRRGILRREYVDGGLQANLRAF; encoded by the coding sequence ATGACCAGGCCCCAGCACTTCGGCTGGTTCCTCGCTCGCGGTTTCGGCCCCCAGGGGTGGGGCTATCCGTCTCTGGACTGGGACTACGACTGGACGCGTCCCGAGATCTATCAGGAGGCGGCCCGGACCCTCGAGCAGGCCGGCTTCGACCTCGTCATCATCGAGGACGCGCCGTCTCTCGGCTCCCCGGACACGATCGACCTCCGTGTACGCCACGCTTTCGGAGGCCCCAAGCACGACCCGCTGCTTCTCGCTCCGTATCTGTTCCAGGCGACACGCCACCTCGGAGTCGTGCCCACCGTGAACCCGGCGGCGTACCTTCCCTACACGGCCGCGCGGCAGTTCTCGACCCTCCAGCACCTCAGCGGCCACCGTCTCGGACTCAACGTGGTGACCGACACGGGCAGCGCGCGTCACTTCTCCGCGGCGGCGCAGCTCGGACACGATGCCGCCTACGACCGGGCCGAGGAATGGCTCTCCGGCATCCGGTCGCTCTGGCGCAGCTGGGGCGACGGAGCATTGGTCGGCGATCGGGACACCGACGTGTTCGCGGACGGCTCGAAGCTGAGCACCGTGCGTCACCGCGGCGAGCACTTCGCGTTCGACGGCCCCCTGAACGCCGTGCCGTTCACCGATGGGGAGCCGGCGATCGTCTCCCCCGGCGGCTCGGGGCGCGGCCTCGGATTCGCCGGCGCCAACTCCGACGTCCAACTCGCCCTCGCTCCGCTCGACGAGGCATCCGTGCGCGCCTACCGCGCGAAGATCCACGACGCGGCGATCGCCTCCGGGCGTTCGGCCGCCGACATCAAGATCCTGTTCGCGATCCAGCCCGTGATCACGTCGTCCGCGGAGGAAGCAGACCGCATCGTCGCTGCATCCGCGCACCCCGACGACTCAGCCCTCGTGCAGATCGCTCGCAAACAGTCCAGTGATCTCGAGACCGACCTCACGTCGCTCGATCTCGACCGACCGCTCGACGTGTCGATCTTCGGCGAGCACGTCTCGCGCGGCAGCATCCAGCGTCTGATCGGCGACCGCGGCAAGGACGCTCCGCTGCGCGCCCATCTCACCGCCCTCGCCCGCGCCGGACGCATCGCCGACCGCTCGGGCTTCGTCGGGACAGCCGAGGAGTTCGCCGACCTGATCGAGGAACTCGGCGAATGGGGCAACGACGGTGTGCTGCTGTGGGGCGACTTCCACCCCGTGACGCTGCACCGCACGCTCGACGAGCTCGTGCCTGTGCTGCGGCGCCGTGGCATCCTGCGACGCGAGTATGTCGACGGCGGTCTGCAGGCCAACCTGCGCGCGTTCTGA